Proteins encoded by one window of Yersinia massiliensis:
- the dhaL gene encoding dihydroxyacetone kinase subunit DhaL, giving the protein MGLTKQQIVSWLQLCAEVFSEQRDFLTQLDTDIGDGDHGLNMNRGFNKVVEKLPTFADKDIGFILKNTGMTLLSSVGGASGPLFGTFFIRAAQSTNAKQSLDLPAVCQMFKDGVDGVVMRGKAEPGDKTMCDVWWAVVAQLEQANQQGVPLVEALQQTVERAQQALASTITMQARKGRASYLGERSIGHQDPGATSAMLMMQALWQVASH; this is encoded by the coding sequence ATGGGACTCACCAAACAACAAATTGTCAGTTGGTTACAGCTTTGTGCTGAGGTTTTTAGCGAACAACGCGATTTTCTGACGCAGTTGGATACCGATATCGGTGACGGCGACCACGGTCTGAATATGAATCGTGGCTTTAATAAAGTGGTCGAGAAATTGCCCACTTTTGCCGATAAAGACATCGGTTTCATTCTGAAAAATACCGGCATGACCCTGCTTTCTAGTGTTGGCGGGGCCAGTGGCCCGTTGTTCGGCACCTTCTTTATTCGCGCGGCACAAAGCACCAATGCCAAGCAGAGTTTGGATCTCCCCGCCGTATGCCAGATGTTCAAAGATGGCGTTGACGGGGTCGTGATGCGCGGTAAAGCAGAACCGGGCGATAAAACCATGTGCGATGTTTGGTGGGCGGTGGTCGCGCAATTGGAGCAAGCAAATCAGCAAGGTGTGCCGCTGGTGGAAGCTTTGCAGCAAACGGTTGAGCGTGCCCAGCAAGCATTGGCGAGCACGATCACCATGCAAGCGCGTAAGGGACGCGCCAGCTATCTTGGCGAACGCAGTATTGGTCATCAGGATCCAGGGGCGACTTCAGCCATGCTGATGATGCAGGCGCTATGGCAGGTTGCCAGCCACTAA
- the dhaK gene encoding dihydroxyacetone kinase subunit DhaK, with product MKKLINSVESVLQEQIQGLVEAHPELKLHQEPLFITRADAPVKGKVALMSGGGSGHEPMHCGFIGEGMLDGACPGEIFTSPTPDQMFECGQAIDGGEGVLMLIKNYTGDILNFETAAELLHAEGTAVATLVIDDDVAVKDSLYTAGRRGVANTVIIEKLLGAAAARGDSLDDCAALGEKINNQGHSIGIALGACTVPAAGKPSFTLAENEMEFGVGIHGEPGIERRPFTSLNDTVDAMFHTLIEHGSYQRTLRHWDRQAGDWSETRQAKQPLAKGDRVIVLVNNLGSTPLSELYGVWHRLSACCADFGLTIERKLIGSYCTSLDMQGISITMLKVDDELLSLWDAPVNTPAFSH from the coding sequence ATGAAAAAATTAATTAATAGCGTAGAGAGTGTGTTACAGGAACAAATTCAGGGGCTGGTTGAAGCCCATCCTGAGCTGAAATTACATCAGGAACCGCTTTTTATTACTCGGGCAGATGCCCCCGTTAAAGGCAAAGTCGCTTTGATGTCCGGTGGCGGCAGCGGTCATGAGCCGATGCATTGTGGCTTTATCGGCGAAGGGATGTTAGACGGTGCTTGCCCCGGTGAGATTTTCACCTCGCCGACACCTGATCAGATGTTCGAGTGCGGCCAAGCCATTGATGGCGGAGAGGGGGTACTCATGCTGATTAAGAACTACACCGGCGATATCCTTAACTTTGAAACTGCCGCAGAACTGCTGCATGCCGAAGGGACAGCCGTCGCAACATTGGTGATTGACGACGATGTGGCGGTTAAAGATAGCCTCTACACCGCAGGGCGGCGTGGGGTGGCGAATACGGTCATTATCGAGAAATTACTCGGTGCAGCGGCGGCCCGTGGTGATTCGCTGGACGATTGTGCTGCCCTCGGTGAGAAAATCAATAATCAGGGGCATTCTATCGGGATAGCACTGGGGGCTTGCACGGTACCCGCAGCAGGAAAACCTTCATTCACGTTGGCTGAAAATGAGATGGAATTTGGCGTGGGGATTCATGGCGAACCTGGGATTGAGCGGCGGCCATTCACCTCGTTAAATGACACTGTTGATGCCATGTTCCACACCCTGATTGAGCACGGGAGCTATCAGCGCACATTACGTCACTGGGATAGACAAGCCGGTGATTGGAGTGAAACACGTCAAGCCAAGCAGCCATTGGCGAAAGGCGATCGGGTCATTGTTCTGGTGAATAACTTAGGGTCCACCCCGCTATCAGAGTTGTACGGTGTTTGGCATCGCTTATCAGCCTGTTGTGCCGATTTTGGTTTGACCATTGAACGCAAACTGATTGGCAGCTATTGCACGTCGCTGGATATGCAGGGGATATCGATCACGATGCTCAAAGTTGACGATGAGCTGTTATCACTGTGGGATGCACCGGTGAATACACCCGCTTTTAGCCATTGA
- a CDS encoding glycerol dehydrogenase yields the protein MLKVIQSPSKYIQGANALQSIGEFAKLLANNYFIIADDFVMKLTADTVSTSLHGSELENHFSRFNGECSRQEIERLTTELKKHHCNGVIGIGGGKTLDTAKAIAHYQHIPVIVVPTIASTDAPTSALSVIYTEQGEFAEYLIYPKNPDIVLMDSAIIAKAPVRLLIAGMGDALSTYFEAQACFDAKAISMAGGASTLAAVTLARLCYETLLAEGYKAKLAVEAGVVTEAVERIIEANTYLSGIGFESSGLAAAHAIHNGFTVLEECHHLYHGEKVAFGTLTQLVLQNSSMEEIETVLSFCQQLGLPITLAEMGVTQDIERKIRAVAQASCAEGETIHNMPFAVTPDSVYAAILVADQLGQAFLN from the coding sequence ATGCTGAAAGTCATTCAATCTCCGTCTAAATATATTCAAGGCGCTAATGCGCTGCAGTCTATTGGTGAGTTTGCTAAGTTATTGGCGAATAACTATTTTATTATCGCCGATGATTTTGTCATGAAGTTGACGGCTGATACGGTAAGCACTAGCCTGCATGGGAGTGAGTTAGAAAATCACTTTAGCCGCTTTAATGGTGAATGCTCTCGTCAAGAAATTGAACGCCTGACGACTGAACTTAAAAAACATCACTGTAATGGGGTGATTGGTATCGGTGGTGGGAAAACTCTCGATACAGCTAAAGCGATTGCTCACTATCAGCATATCCCGGTCATTGTGGTGCCGACCATTGCATCTACCGATGCCCCGACCAGTGCACTGTCAGTGATTTATACCGAGCAGGGCGAATTTGCCGAATATCTGATTTACCCGAAAAACCCGGATATCGTCCTGATGGATTCCGCCATTATTGCTAAAGCGCCAGTACGTTTGTTGATTGCAGGGATGGGGGATGCGCTATCCACCTATTTTGAAGCGCAAGCCTGTTTTGATGCCAAAGCTATCAGCATGGCAGGGGGCGCATCCACATTGGCGGCGGTGACACTAGCGCGCTTATGTTACGAAACCCTGCTAGCGGAAGGCTATAAAGCCAAACTGGCGGTCGAGGCTGGCGTGGTCACTGAAGCCGTCGAACGTATCATTGAAGCCAATACTTACCTGAGTGGGATTGGTTTTGAAAGTAGTGGCTTGGCCGCAGCCCATGCGATCCACAACGGTTTCACCGTACTTGAAGAGTGCCACCATCTGTACCACGGTGAGAAAGTAGCTTTCGGTACATTGACACAATTAGTGTTGCAAAACAGCAGCATGGAAGAGATTGAAACCGTGCTCTCATTCTGCCAACAACTGGGTCTACCTATCACCTTGGCTGAAATGGGCGTCACACAGGATATCGAACGTAAAATTCGCGCCGTCGCACAGGCCAGTTGTGCCGAGGGTGAAACGATCCACAACATGCCGTTTGCCGTCACTCCTGACAGCGTTTATGCCGCGATCCTCGTGGCTGACCAATTGGGCCAAGCATTCCTTAACTGA